A stretch of the Ensifer sp. PDNC004 genome encodes the following:
- a CDS encoding dihydrolipoamide acetyltransferase family protein, with protein MGEFVIKMPDVGEGVAEAELVEWHVKPGDPVREDMVLAAVMTDKATVEIPSPVTGTVLWLGAEVGDTVAVKAPLVRIEIAGEGGTAAPAEEKPAAKAEEEPAAKVEAPTPLAKPAQPAKVEVKAPVANGVQANGAHAPGERQEKALASPAVRLRAKESGVDLRQVTGTGPAGRITHDDLDQFIARGAQPALAPAGLQRKTAVDEIKVTGLRRRIAEKMSLSTSRIPHITYVEEVDMTALEDLRTTMNRDRKPEQPKLTILPYLMRALVRTISEQPAVNATFDDGPGIISRHHAVNIGIATQTPAGLTVPVVRHAEARGIWDCANELNRLAEAARTGTATRDELTGSTITISSLGALGGIVTTPVINHPEVAIIGVNKLAVRPVWDGTQFVPRKIMNLSSSFDHRVIDGWDAAVFMQRLKTLLETPALIFVEA; from the coding sequence ATGGGCGAATTCGTAATCAAGATGCCGGATGTCGGCGAAGGCGTGGCCGAGGCGGAACTCGTCGAATGGCATGTGAAGCCGGGTGACCCCGTGCGCGAGGACATGGTGCTCGCCGCGGTGATGACCGACAAGGCAACCGTCGAAATCCCCTCGCCCGTTACCGGCACGGTGCTCTGGCTCGGCGCCGAGGTGGGCGACACCGTCGCGGTGAAGGCGCCGCTTGTCCGCATCGAGATCGCAGGCGAGGGCGGAACGGCTGCTCCCGCGGAAGAAAAGCCGGCCGCCAAGGCGGAAGAAGAGCCCGCGGCAAAGGTCGAGGCGCCCACCCCGCTCGCCAAGCCGGCCCAGCCCGCCAAGGTGGAGGTCAAGGCACCGGTTGCAAATGGCGTCCAAGCCAACGGCGCACATGCCCCCGGTGAACGGCAGGAGAAAGCGCTGGCGTCACCCGCCGTGCGCCTGCGCGCCAAGGAAAGTGGCGTCGACCTGCGCCAGGTGACGGGCACCGGTCCTGCCGGCCGCATCACCCACGACGACCTCGACCAGTTCATCGCCCGCGGCGCCCAGCCGGCGCTGGCGCCGGCCGGCCTGCAGCGCAAGACCGCCGTCGATGAAATCAAGGTGACCGGCCTTCGCCGCCGCATCGCCGAGAAAATGTCGCTTTCGACCTCGCGCATTCCCCACATCACCTATGTGGAAGAGGTCGACATGACTGCGCTCGAGGATCTGCGAACGACGATGAACCGCGATCGCAAGCCGGAGCAGCCGAAGCTGACGATCCTGCCCTATCTGATGCGCGCGCTGGTGCGCACTATCTCCGAGCAGCCGGCCGTCAACGCCACGTTCGACGACGGCCCCGGCATCATCAGCCGCCATCACGCCGTAAACATCGGCATCGCCACCCAGACGCCGGCCGGCCTCACCGTTCCGGTCGTGCGCCATGCCGAAGCGCGCGGCATCTGGGATTGCGCCAACGAACTCAATCGCCTGGCGGAAGCGGCCCGCACCGGCACCGCCACCCGCGACGAGCTGACGGGATCGACGATCACGATCTCTTCGCTCGGCGCACTCGGCGGCATCGTCACCACGCCGGTCATCAACCACCCGGAGGTCGCGATCATCGGCGTCAACAAGCTCGCCGTCCGCCCGGTCTGGGACGGCACGCAATTCGTGCCACGCAAGATCATGAACCTGTCCTCGAGCTTCGATCACCGCGTCATTGACGGCTGGGATGCGGCCGTGTTCATGCAGCGGCTGAAGACCCTGCTCGAAACGCCGGCGCTTATTTTCGTGGAGGCTTGA
- the lpdA gene encoding dihydrolipoyl dehydrogenase, whose amino-acid sequence MKEISCKLLVIGAGPGGYICAIRAGQLGIDTVIVEKAKAGGTCLNVGCIPSKALIHAAEEFHKLRAAASGRNPLGLSLANPSIDLAHTIAWKDGIVGRLNGGVIGLLKKAGVKAVVGAARFIDGKTVDVETETGLQRIRAEAIVIATGSAPIELPDLPFGGPIISSTEALSLKSVPKSLAVIGGGYIGLELGTAFAKLGSHVTVLEAQPRILPLYDADLTKPIGKRLGELGIEVFTQTVAKSYSTETGSLQAEHNGRAINVAAEKVLVTVGRQPVTEGFGLEEIDLDRTGRFIRVDDQCRTSMRGIYAIGDVTGEPMLAHRAMAQGEMVAEIVAGHKRSWDKRCIPAVCFTDPEIVTAGLSPDEARASGIEIKIGQFPFQANGRAMTTLAEDGFVRIVARADNHLVLGIQAVGHGVSELSASFSLAIEMGARLEDIAGTIHAHPTQSEAFQESALKALGHALHI is encoded by the coding sequence ATGAAGGAAATTTCCTGCAAGCTGCTCGTCATCGGCGCCGGCCCCGGCGGCTATATCTGCGCCATCCGCGCCGGCCAGCTCGGCATCGACACCGTCATCGTCGAGAAGGCCAAGGCCGGCGGCACCTGCCTGAATGTCGGCTGCATCCCCTCCAAGGCCCTGATCCATGCGGCTGAAGAGTTTCACAAACTGCGCGCGGCCGCTTCCGGCCGCAACCCGCTCGGCCTGTCGCTGGCCAACCCCTCGATCGATCTCGCCCATACCATCGCCTGGAAGGACGGTATCGTCGGCCGGCTGAACGGCGGCGTCATCGGGCTTTTGAAGAAAGCCGGCGTCAAGGCGGTCGTCGGCGCGGCCCGCTTCATCGATGGCAAGACAGTCGATGTCGAGACAGAAACCGGGCTGCAGCGCATCCGCGCCGAAGCGATCGTGATAGCCACCGGCTCCGCACCGATCGAGCTGCCGGACCTGCCCTTCGGCGGGCCGATCATCTCCTCGACCGAGGCCCTGTCGTTGAAGAGCGTGCCGAAGAGCCTCGCTGTCATCGGCGGCGGCTATATCGGCCTCGAACTCGGCACCGCCTTTGCCAAGCTCGGCAGCCACGTCACCGTGCTCGAAGCGCAGCCCCGCATCCTGCCGCTGTATGACGCCGATCTGACGAAGCCGATCGGCAAGCGCCTTGGCGAACTCGGGATCGAGGTCTTCACCCAGACGGTCGCCAAGAGCTACTCCACGGAGACCGGCAGCCTGCAAGCCGAACACAACGGCCGCGCCATCAATGTCGCTGCCGAAAAGGTGCTCGTCACCGTCGGTCGCCAGCCGGTGACCGAAGGCTTCGGCCTCGAAGAAATCGACCTCGACCGCACCGGCCGCTTCATCCGCGTCGACGACCAGTGCCGCACCTCCATGCGCGGCATCTATGCGATCGGCGATGTCACCGGCGAGCCGATGCTGGCGCACCGCGCCATGGCGCAGGGCGAGATGGTCGCGGAGATCGTCGCCGGCCACAAGCGCAGCTGGGACAAGCGCTGCATCCCCGCCGTCTGCTTCACCGATCCCGAGATCGTTACCGCTGGCCTTTCGCCCGACGAAGCACGCGCGAGCGGCATCGAGATCAAGATTGGCCAGTTCCCCTTCCAGGCGAACGGCCGCGCCATGACGACGCTTGCCGAGGACGGTTTCGTGCGCATCGTCGCGCGCGCCGACAACCATCTGGTGCTCGGCATCCAGGCGGTCGGCCACGGCGTCTCGGAACTCTCGGCAAGCTTCAGCCTGGCGATCGAAATGGGCGCGCGCCTCGAAGATATCGCTGGCACGATCCATGCGCATCCGACGCAGTCCGAAGCCTTCCAGGAATCGGCGCTGAAGGCGCTGGGACACGCACTGCATATCTGA
- a CDS encoding acetyl-CoA C-acyltransferase, which produces MSRTDPIVIVSAARTPMGAFQGSLKDLTAPEIGAIALKAALDRAGLDAVDEVLMGNVLPAGIGQNPARQAALGAGLGKETPSTTISKVCGSGMKALMLGHDALLSGSASVLAVGGMESMTNAPYLLPKARGGFRLGHGEVKDHMFLDGLEDAYSGRLMGTYAEDTAEHYQFSRADQDGFALRSLERANRATEDGSFADEIVAVADAGKRQTANLDRDEQPAKSDPAKIPKLKPAFRDGGSVTAANSSSISDGAAALILMRASEAEKRGLTPLAIVAGHAGHAQEPAWFTTAPIGAIDKLMAKLAWEKGSVGLYEINEAFAVVAMAAIRDLGLSDDIVNVNGGACALGHPIGASGARIIVTLLHAMRAKGVKRGIASLCIGGGEATAVGLELLQ; this is translated from the coding sequence ATGAGCAGAACTGACCCGATCGTCATCGTTTCGGCGGCCCGCACGCCAATGGGCGCCTTTCAGGGCAGCCTCAAGGATTTGACCGCACCCGAAATCGGCGCCATCGCGCTCAAAGCCGCACTCGATCGTGCCGGCCTTGATGCTGTCGACGAGGTTCTGATGGGCAATGTGCTGCCGGCCGGCATCGGCCAGAACCCGGCGCGTCAGGCAGCCCTTGGCGCGGGCCTCGGCAAGGAGACGCCGTCGACGACCATTTCCAAGGTCTGCGGCTCCGGCATGAAGGCGCTGATGCTTGGCCACGACGCACTCCTTTCCGGCAGTGCCTCGGTGCTTGCGGTCGGCGGCATGGAGTCGATGACCAACGCCCCCTATCTGCTGCCGAAGGCGCGCGGCGGCTTCCGCCTGGGTCATGGCGAAGTCAAGGACCACATGTTCCTCGACGGTCTCGAAGACGCCTATTCCGGCCGGCTGATGGGCACCTATGCCGAGGACACGGCCGAGCACTACCAGTTCTCGCGTGCCGATCAGGACGGCTTCGCTTTGCGTTCGCTGGAGCGCGCCAACCGGGCAACTGAGGATGGTTCCTTTGCCGATGAAATCGTGGCGGTCGCTGACGCCGGCAAGCGCCAGACCGCCAATCTCGACCGCGACGAGCAGCCGGCAAAATCCGATCCGGCCAAGATCCCGAAGCTGAAACCCGCCTTCCGCGACGGCGGCAGCGTGACGGCGGCCAATTCGTCGTCGATTTCGGACGGCGCTGCCGCACTGATCCTGATGCGCGCAAGCGAAGCGGAAAAGCGCGGACTGACGCCGCTTGCAATCGTCGCGGGCCATGCGGGCCACGCCCAGGAACCGGCCTGGTTCACGACCGCGCCGATCGGCGCGATCGACAAGCTGATGGCCAAGCTTGCCTGGGAGAAGGGCAGCGTCGGCCTCTACGAAATCAACGAGGCCTTCGCCGTGGTGGCGATGGCGGCGATCCGCGACCTCGGTCTGTCGGACGATATCGTCAACGTCAACGGCGGCGCCTGCGCACTTGGCCATCCGATCGGCGCGTCCGGCGCCCGCATCATCGTGACGCTCCTGCACGCCATGCGCGCCAAAGGCGTCAAGCGCGGCATTGCCTCGCTTTGCATCGGCGGCGGTGAGGCAACCGCGGT